A single region of the Candidatus Eremiobacteraceae bacterium genome encodes:
- the recA gene encoding recombinase RecA codes for MSDKEKALENAVAQIERQFGKGSIMKLGEAAAAMQIEVISTGSIALDLALGVGGIPRGRVVEIYGPESSGKTTIALHCIAEAQSNGGTAAFIDVEHALDPLYARNLGVDLDNLLVSQPDTGEQALDIAEMLVRSNAVDIVVIDSVAALVPKAEIEGDMGDAHVGLQARLMSQALRKLTAAISKSRTTMIFINQIREKVGVMFGSPETTSGGRALKFYASVRLDIRRLESIKVGTDVVGSRTRVKVVKNKVAPPFKVAEFDITYGKGVSKTGSLIDVGLEQNVIGKSGSWYTYGDQRIGQGRENAKAYLEEHPDTAAELEEKIRALIAKPSIAVENGSLRYAAVAE; via the coding sequence GTGTCTGACAAAGAGAAGGCCCTTGAGAACGCCGTCGCTCAGATCGAGCGTCAATTCGGCAAGGGCTCGATCATGAAGCTCGGCGAGGCCGCGGCGGCCATGCAGATCGAGGTCATATCGACCGGGAGCATCGCGCTCGACCTCGCGCTCGGCGTCGGCGGCATCCCGCGCGGACGCGTCGTCGAGATCTACGGGCCGGAGTCCTCGGGCAAGACGACGATCGCGCTCCACTGCATCGCCGAGGCCCAGTCCAACGGCGGCACCGCGGCGTTCATCGATGTCGAGCACGCGCTCGACCCGCTCTACGCGCGCAATCTCGGCGTCGATCTTGACAACTTGCTCGTCTCGCAGCCGGACACAGGTGAGCAGGCGCTCGACATCGCCGAGATGCTCGTCCGTTCGAACGCGGTCGACATCGTCGTCATCGACTCGGTCGCGGCGCTCGTGCCGAAGGCGGAGATCGAAGGCGACATGGGCGATGCCCACGTCGGCCTCCAGGCACGCCTCATGTCGCAGGCGTTGCGCAAGCTGACTGCGGCGATCAGCAAGTCGCGGACGACGATGATATTCATCAACCAGATCCGCGAGAAGGTCGGCGTCATGTTCGGCAGCCCCGAGACGACGAGCGGGGGCCGGGCGCTCAAGTTCTACGCATCCGTGCGGCTTGACATCCGTCGGCTCGAGTCGATCAAAGTCGGCACCGACGTCGTCGGCTCGCGGACGCGCGTCAAGGTCGTCAAGAACAAGGTCGCACCGCCATTCAAAGTCGCGGAGTTCGACATCACGTACGGAAAAGGCGTCAGCAAGACCGGATCGCTCATCGACGTCGGCCTCGAGCAGAACGTCATCGGCAAGAGCGGGTCGTGGTACACGTACGGCGATCAGCGGATCGGCCAAGGCCGCGAGAACGCGAAGGCCTATCTCGAAGAGCATCCGGACACGGCGGCCGAGCTCGAAGAGAAGATCCGCGCGCTAATCGCCAAGCCGTCGATCGCCGTCGAAAACGGCAGCCTGCGATACGCCGCCGTCGCGGAATAG
- a CDS encoding regulatory protein RecX — protein sequence MPQRADGNALAAAVRLLSVKRLTKARLAEKLGERGYAPDAIKAAVDECERRKYVDDRAFAVLYVRGALDRKPVGRLVLLRNLVRNGIDEDLASEILDEADRDEDERIDLALARLVASRPQDGYGQLGRRLERAGFGAPSIVRALRRRAESRGSVPEAASFEEIS from the coding sequence GTGCCCCAGCGAGCCGACGGTAACGCGCTTGCGGCAGCCGTGCGGCTGCTGTCCGTCAAGCGACTCACGAAAGCGCGGCTAGCCGAAAAGCTCGGCGAGCGTGGCTATGCGCCCGATGCGATCAAAGCTGCCGTCGACGAGTGCGAGCGGCGCAAGTACGTCGACGATCGCGCCTTCGCGGTGCTGTACGTGCGCGGCGCGCTCGATCGCAAACCGGTCGGACGGCTCGTTTTGCTTCGAAACCTCGTCCGCAACGGGATCGATGAGGATCTCGCGAGCGAGATATTGGATGAAGCCGATCGCGACGAGGACGAACGGATAGACCTGGCCCTCGCGCGTTTGGTCGCTTCGCGGCCCCAAGACGGTTACGGACAGCTCGGCCGGCGCCTCGAACGCGCAGGTTTCGGCGCGCCGTCGATAGTTCGGGCGCTCCGCCGACGTGCCGAGAGCCGCGGGTCCGTGCCCGAGGCGGCATCCTTCGAGGAAATTTCGTGA
- a CDS encoding polyphenol oxidase family protein codes for MTGEPAADQPTTINLGGGFVYLRRVDGHSAIVVSSIAGTGAIGMMSASEVDARTDDSLRRWLGWWAFPDHARIRRVNQVHGGRVVPASSYNGAAPDADGVWTRDSSDILVIRAADCAPVWIVDPPNKTIALVHAGWRGVSVGIIDHALDALESAGAHREDLHAAIGPHIGPCCFEVGPEVSALFLDDRGAVGDAGLLVVERKRQDGVSLDLGAAIEHRLLAGGVSDVRIDAADACTRCHKDLLHSYRRNGTGGALMAAIAAVLP; via the coding sequence GTGACCGGCGAACCGGCGGCCGACCAGCCGACGACGATCAATCTCGGCGGCGGCTTCGTCTATCTGCGTCGGGTAGACGGTCATTCGGCGATCGTCGTGTCGAGCATAGCGGGAACGGGAGCGATCGGCATGATGAGCGCGTCGGAAGTCGACGCGCGTACCGACGACTCGTTGCGAAGATGGCTTGGCTGGTGGGCGTTTCCCGACCACGCGCGGATCCGGCGCGTCAACCAGGTGCACGGCGGACGCGTCGTGCCGGCGTCGTCGTACAATGGGGCCGCGCCCGACGCGGACGGCGTCTGGACGCGTGACTCGTCGGACATCCTCGTCATCCGCGCCGCCGATTGCGCTCCAGTCTGGATCGTCGATCCGCCGAACAAGACGATCGCGCTCGTCCATGCGGGTTGGCGAGGCGTCTCCGTCGGCATCATCGATCACGCGCTCGACGCGTTGGAGTCGGCCGGTGCCCATCGCGAGGATCTGCACGCGGCGATCGGTCCTCACATCGGCCCGTGCTGCTTCGAGGTCGGCCCCGAGGTGAGCGCGCTGTTCCTCGACGACCGCGGCGCGGTCGGCGACGCCGGGCTGCTCGTCGTCGAGCGCAAGCGCCAAGACGGCGTTTCGCTCGATCTCGGGGCCGCGATCGAACATCGCTTGCTAGCCGGCGGGGTATCCGACGTGCGCATCGACGCCGCCGACGCGTGCACGCGCTGCCACAAAGACCTCCTGCACTCGTACAGGCGCAACGGCACCGGCGGGGCGCTCATGGCGGCGATCGCGGCCGTGCTTCCTTAA
- a CDS encoding response regulator transcription factor, with protein sequence MTATQRVPSIRTALVVDDEPHVVELISDVLTSEGFAVTAAADGPAALRRARASQPDVVVLDVGLPGLDGYEVCRALRKEGPVPIVFVTARGAEVDRIVGLELGADDYVVKPFSPRELLARVRAVLRRSGAPEPPPMQRRVAGDIAVDADKREVTIRGKLIDLKPREFDVLWLFVRNDGRVFTREQLIETLWGFDFEGDPRTVDVHIRRIRRALGDRADHPRYVHTIHGVGYKFTSSAD encoded by the coding sequence ATGACTGCGACGCAGCGAGTGCCGAGCATCCGCACCGCGCTCGTCGTCGACGACGAGCCGCACGTCGTCGAGCTCATCTCCGATGTTTTGACTTCGGAAGGCTTCGCCGTGACCGCGGCAGCCGATGGACCGGCGGCCCTTCGACGCGCGCGTGCGAGCCAGCCGGATGTCGTCGTCCTCGACGTCGGCCTTCCAGGCCTTGACGGCTACGAAGTCTGTCGCGCGCTGCGCAAGGAAGGGCCGGTGCCGATCGTGTTCGTCACCGCACGCGGCGCCGAGGTCGATCGCATCGTCGGACTCGAGCTCGGTGCGGACGACTACGTCGTCAAGCCGTTCTCGCCGCGCGAACTTCTCGCTCGCGTGCGCGCCGTTCTGCGCCGCAGCGGCGCACCGGAGCCGCCGCCGATGCAGCGCCGCGTCGCGGGCGACATCGCGGTCGACGCGGACAAACGAGAGGTGACGATCCGCGGCAAGCTTATCGATCTGAAGCCGCGCGAGTTCGACGTCCTCTGGCTTTTCGTCCGCAACGATGGGCGCGTGTTCACGCGGGAGCAGCTCATCGAAACGTTGTGGGGTTTCGATTTCGAAGGCGACCCGCGAACCGTCGACGTCCACATCCGCCGCATCCGGCGTGCGCTCGGCGATCGAGCCGACCACCCGCGCTACGTCCATACGATCCATGGCGTCGGTTACAAGTTCACGTCGTCGGCGGATTGA
- a CDS encoding ATP-binding protein produces the protein MPLRALAHERCVAPLLFVEVTGLGAGSSAVRSAATSAIEDALRAAAGTLLRRDDVVVCGPNARWYAALLLDRAVAASARAAVSDADLGIVAARLRASIRSALESAMPSEARRAGVVNPAVRVGWTIIEPRDAERPLTELRHALRGAAVVGRIEERRGTVLAAITHELRTPLTSIVGFVERLREDGDASPKRRSRALSIVAEEARRLSRLVDGLIDVGAWQAGSLTLRRRAADLGQIARRAKALAAEAARERRVRVTVSGEATADVDPDRVLQVLVNLIDNAIRHAKARGLVDVVISGGRKGASIVVSDDGEGFDSETIGRIGVPFATGSNGKVGLGLAIASMLVAAHGGMIEFGGSRSRGARVTIQLPR, from the coding sequence ATGCCGCTGCGAGCGCTCGCTCACGAGCGATGCGTCGCGCCGCTGCTCTTCGTAGAAGTGACCGGCCTCGGCGCGGGTTCGAGCGCTGTCCGTTCCGCCGCGACGAGCGCGATCGAGGACGCGCTGCGCGCGGCTGCGGGAACGCTGTTACGGCGCGACGACGTCGTCGTTTGCGGGCCCAACGCGAGGTGGTACGCCGCGCTCTTGCTCGACCGCGCGGTGGCGGCAAGCGCACGCGCGGCTGTCTCGGACGCGGATCTCGGCATCGTCGCCGCGCGGCTTCGCGCCTCGATCCGGAGCGCGCTCGAAAGTGCTATGCCGAGCGAAGCTCGGCGAGCTGGGGTCGTCAACCCCGCCGTCCGCGTCGGGTGGACGATCATCGAACCGCGCGACGCCGAGCGGCCGCTGACCGAGCTGCGACACGCGCTCCGCGGCGCTGCCGTCGTCGGGCGAATCGAAGAACGTCGCGGCACGGTGCTTGCGGCCATCACGCATGAGCTGCGGACGCCGTTGACGTCCATAGTCGGCTTCGTCGAGCGGCTGCGCGAGGATGGCGACGCGAGCCCGAAGCGGCGCTCGCGAGCTTTGAGCATCGTGGCGGAGGAGGCGCGTCGGCTGTCGCGCCTCGTCGACGGCCTCATCGATGTCGGCGCCTGGCAGGCGGGAAGTTTGACCCTGCGTCGGCGCGCGGCCGACCTCGGGCAGATCGCAAGGAGGGCGAAAGCGCTCGCCGCCGAGGCGGCGAGGGAGCGTCGCGTTCGCGTGACGGTCAGCGGCGAAGCGACTGCCGACGTGGACCCCGATCGCGTGCTCCAAGTTCTCGTCAACCTCATCGACAACGCGATCCGGCACGCGAAAGCTCGAGGCCTCGTCGACGTCGTCATCAGCGGCGGTCGAAAAGGCGCGTCGATCGTGGTCTCGGACGACGGCGAAGGGTTCGACTCCGAGACGATCGGGCGGATCGGCGTGCCGTTCGCGACCGGCTCGAACGGTAAGGTCGGGCTCGGACTTGCGATCGCATCGATGCTGGTCGCTGCGCACGGCGGTATGATCGAATTCGGCGGCAGCCGCAGCCGCGGCGCACGAGTCACAATCCAGCTGCCACGCTGA
- a CDS encoding glycoside hydrolase family 125 protein — translation MHAATAARIYVLTAAAFIVSASVCAFSRPANAVEIVALAKAAAEYHGGNVDTGQLYAQCFLSTIRNDVTLTPDGTTYVITGDIGAMWLRDASAQVRPYLFFASDPDVRSMLRGVIAREAKDIGIDPYANAFNRDYKVVEEKYELDSLLYPIQLAWMYWKSTGDTSVFTPDVKASYEKALAVMELERDHSQSHYRHRQLPSDGAGSPVGYTGMIWTGFRPSDDPTKYGYLIPDEMFAVSALAELAEIESLVWHDGAKAQEVLALHDGVADGINDFGIVYTPKYGYVYAYEVDGLGHSNLMDDANVPSLLSAPYLDYVDASDPIYQNTRRLILSPDNPYFFAGKIAQGIGSPHTPVHFVWPLALVMQGLTSTDPTEVAGVLTELKASDIGDHLLHESFDVDDPTRFTRSNFGWPCSLFSELVLDRVMGDPPLPMLAVGDARAFQSARAGGR, via the coding sequence GTGCACGCAGCGACCGCCGCCCGGATCTACGTACTGACGGCAGCAGCCTTCATCGTGTCCGCGTCGGTTTGCGCGTTCTCAAGACCGGCGAACGCCGTGGAGATCGTCGCGCTCGCGAAAGCGGCGGCCGAATACCACGGCGGCAACGTCGACACCGGTCAGCTCTACGCCCAATGCTTCCTGTCGACGATCCGCAACGACGTGACGCTCACGCCGGATGGCACGACGTACGTCATCACCGGCGACATCGGCGCGATGTGGCTGCGCGACGCGAGCGCGCAGGTGCGACCATACCTGTTCTTTGCATCCGATCCGGACGTGCGCTCGATGCTCCGCGGCGTCATCGCCCGCGAGGCGAAGGATATCGGCATCGATCCGTACGCGAACGCCTTCAACCGCGACTATAAAGTCGTCGAAGAGAAGTACGAGCTCGACTCGCTTCTCTACCCGATCCAACTCGCGTGGATGTATTGGAAGTCGACCGGCGACACGTCGGTGTTCACGCCCGACGTCAAGGCGTCGTACGAGAAAGCGCTCGCGGTCATGGAGCTCGAGCGCGACCACTCGCAATCGCACTATCGCCACCGGCAGCTGCCGAGCGATGGCGCGGGGAGCCCCGTCGGATACACCGGCATGATCTGGACGGGGTTCCGTCCGAGCGACGACCCGACGAAATACGGCTATCTCATCCCCGACGAGATGTTCGCCGTCAGCGCTCTGGCGGAACTCGCCGAGATCGAATCGCTCGTCTGGCATGACGGCGCGAAAGCGCAAGAGGTGCTCGCATTGCACGACGGCGTCGCGGACGGCATCAACGATTTCGGCATCGTCTACACGCCGAAATACGGCTACGTCTACGCGTACGAAGTCGACGGGCTCGGGCATTCCAACCTCATGGACGATGCGAACGTCCCGAGCCTCTTGTCTGCGCCGTACCTCGATTACGTCGACGCGAGCGACCCGATCTACCAGAACACTCGCCGGCTCATCCTGTCGCCGGACAATCCATATTTCTTCGCAGGCAAGATCGCGCAAGGCATCGGCAGCCCGCACACGCCGGTGCATTTCGTTTGGCCGCTCGCGCTCGTCATGCAAGGGTTGACGTCGACCGATCCGACGGAAGTCGCGGGCGTGCTCACCGAACTGAAAGCTTCGGACATCGGCGACCATCTGCTCCACGAGTCGTTCGACGTCGACGACCCGACGCGTTTCACGCGCTCGAACTTCGGCTGGCCGTGTTCGCTCTTCTCCGAACTCGTCCTCGACCGCGTCATGGGAGATCCGCCGCTGCCGATGCTCGCCGTGGGCGACGCGCGAGCGTTTCAATCCGCTCGCGCGGGCGGTCGCTAA
- a CDS encoding adenylosuccinate synthase, with translation MPVTLVVGAQWGDEGKGRIVDYLAAGADGVARFGGGANAGHTVRVGDKTYKLRIVPSGVIAGVACIIGPGTVVSPAALVKELTYLEAAGVDTSRVWLSDLAHLILPYHIELDRASERARGDVKIGTTGNGIGPAYGDRVARVGVRAGDLRDERAWRAALAARCAALAATGISVDDGAIASELATQAKQLLPHIRDTVELLNDLLRGGKRIIAEGAQGSLLDVGLGTYPFVTSSVTVAGGAGAGLGIGPTRIDSVVGVVKAYATRVGGGPFPSELDDATGQRLREIGGEIGTVTGRPRRCGWLDLAALRYAVDINGMTHLAITKLDVLDSFDRIGVCTSYKSAPEISVPFAIAQGASCETTYLQGWKTSIGGARSWEDLPAAARDYVTFVERHLDVPVSYISVGPERSQIIVRPNAPLRIPASVR, from the coding sequence ATGCCCGTCACGCTAGTCGTCGGCGCCCAGTGGGGTGATGAAGGCAAAGGACGCATCGTCGACTATCTTGCGGCCGGGGCGGACGGCGTCGCGCGATTCGGCGGCGGTGCGAATGCGGGGCACACGGTGCGGGTCGGCGACAAGACATATAAGCTGCGCATCGTTCCGAGCGGCGTCATCGCCGGTGTCGCGTGCATAATCGGACCGGGCACGGTCGTTTCGCCTGCAGCGCTCGTCAAGGAGCTGACCTATCTCGAAGCTGCCGGCGTCGACACATCGCGCGTCTGGCTCTCGGACCTCGCGCATCTCATCCTTCCATATCATATCGAGCTCGATCGCGCTTCGGAGCGCGCTCGCGGGGACGTGAAGATCGGAACGACCGGCAACGGCATCGGCCCCGCCTATGGCGACCGCGTCGCGCGCGTCGGCGTTCGTGCCGGCGACTTGCGCGACGAGCGCGCATGGCGAGCCGCCCTCGCGGCCCGTTGCGCGGCGCTGGCGGCCACGGGGATCTCGGTGGACGACGGCGCCATCGCGTCCGAACTTGCGACGCAGGCGAAACAACTGCTTCCGCACATCCGCGACACGGTCGAGCTCCTCAACGACCTCCTTCGGGGCGGCAAGCGCATCATCGCCGAAGGCGCGCAAGGCAGCTTGCTCGACGTCGGCCTCGGCACGTACCCGTTCGTCACGTCGTCGGTCACGGTCGCGGGCGGGGCGGGCGCCGGACTCGGCATCGGCCCGACGCGCATCGATTCGGTCGTCGGCGTCGTCAAGGCGTACGCGACGCGCGTCGGCGGCGGTCCGTTTCCATCCGAGCTCGACGACGCGACGGGTCAGCGGTTGCGCGAGATCGGCGGCGAAATCGGAACCGTCACCGGACGACCGCGGCGCTGCGGATGGCTCGACCTCGCTGCATTACGCTACGCGGTCGACATCAACGGCATGACGCACCTCGCGATCACGAAGCTTGACGTCCTCGATTCATTCGACCGCATCGGCGTCTGCACGAGCTACAAGTCGGCGCCGGAGATCTCGGTGCCGTTCGCGATCGCGCAAGGAGCATCGTGCGAGACGACCTACCTCCAGGGTTGGAAGACGTCGATCGGCGGCGCCCGATCGTGGGAAGACCTGCCGGCTGCCGCGCGCGACTACGTCACATTCGTCGAACGGCATCTCGACGTGCCGGTTTCGTACATCTCGGTCGGGCCCGAGCGATCGCAGATCATCGTCCGCCCGAACGCGCCTTTGCGAATCCCCGCGTCCGTCCGGTGA
- a CDS encoding flagellar biosynthetic protein FliO has product MNALLAAIARTFAFRRRHRIAQVIEEVPLFGGSALHVVDVGGERLVFATAPGAICLLAQSKPVTSAALREEESWTSV; this is encoded by the coding sequence TTGAACGCACTGCTCGCGGCGATCGCGAGGACGTTTGCGTTTCGGCGCCGGCACCGGATCGCGCAGGTCATCGAAGAGGTGCCGCTCTTCGGCGGCAGTGCGCTCCACGTCGTCGATGTCGGCGGCGAACGTCTTGTATTCGCGACGGCGCCCGGCGCGATATGTCTTTTGGCCCAATCTAAGCCGGTGACTTCTGCCGCACTCCGGGAGGAGGAATCGTGGACGTCCGTCTAA
- the rlmD gene encoding 23S rRNA (uracil(1939)-C(5))-methyltransferase RlmD, which translates to MTSSGAVKTDAASLAREPLVLDDLLENGQGVGRIDGLVTFVTGGLPGERVRIAVDEVKKNYAGAHVIDIEEASHDRVDPGCPVFPRCGGCQTLHLRYSAELEWKRRRVVEALARLGGMKSVDVAAVTTAQSEADPGYRNKASLVCKRDRGADRLGFYGARSHRLVAIESCPVLLPRLRTAVERLIAFAKEATQAMRDVEHVVARASATGADLVVAFSGKAPNRALGGAVEELRRRIPELTGIVSAWDPSSENAVLGRRSAVLWGSPVLRERVLGADFVFGIESFFQINTALLELLAGRIVDRLKGARRVIDLYSGVGTFAVLLSKNGAATTGVETSQHAVDEAAANAAHNGVTNAAFECATAAYALAGERGRSLLAGADAVILDPPRKGCEEGVLAPLAAAAVPTILYVSCNPATLARDAAILASSGYSLRSVQPFDMFPRTGHVEALAEFEWTAPH; encoded by the coding sequence TTGACGAGCAGCGGCGCGGTTAAGACCGACGCCGCATCCCTTGCGCGCGAGCCTCTAGTCCTCGACGATCTCCTCGAGAACGGACAGGGCGTCGGCCGCATCGACGGCCTCGTCACGTTTGTCACCGGCGGTCTACCCGGCGAGCGCGTCCGCATCGCGGTCGACGAGGTGAAGAAGAACTACGCCGGCGCCCACGTGATCGACATCGAGGAAGCTTCGCACGACCGCGTCGACCCCGGCTGCCCGGTATTTCCCCGTTGCGGCGGATGCCAGACGCTGCATCTGCGCTACTCCGCCGAACTCGAGTGGAAGCGAAGACGAGTCGTCGAGGCGCTCGCTCGTTTGGGGGGCATGAAGTCGGTCGACGTCGCCGCCGTCACGACGGCGCAAAGCGAAGCGGACCCCGGCTATCGCAATAAGGCGTCGCTCGTCTGCAAGCGAGATCGCGGCGCCGATCGGCTCGGCTTTTACGGCGCGCGCTCGCACAGACTCGTCGCGATCGAGAGCTGTCCGGTATTGCTGCCGCGCTTGCGCACGGCGGTCGAACGGCTTATCGCGTTCGCAAAGGAAGCGACACAAGCGATGCGCGACGTCGAGCACGTCGTCGCGCGCGCGAGCGCGACGGGAGCCGATCTCGTCGTCGCCTTCAGCGGCAAGGCGCCCAATCGCGCGCTGGGCGGTGCAGTCGAAGAGCTGCGCAGACGCATTCCAGAGTTGACGGGCATCGTGTCGGCTTGGGATCCTTCGAGCGAGAACGCGGTCCTCGGCCGTCGATCCGCTGTCTTGTGGGGATCGCCCGTCTTGCGCGAACGAGTCCTGGGCGCCGATTTCGTGTTCGGCATCGAATCGTTCTTCCAGATCAATACCGCGCTGCTCGAACTGCTCGCCGGCCGGATCGTCGATCGGCTGAAGGGCGCACGACGTGTCATCGACCTCTATAGCGGCGTCGGAACGTTCGCCGTCTTGCTCTCGAAGAACGGCGCGGCGACGACCGGCGTCGAGACGTCGCAGCATGCCGTCGACGAAGCGGCGGCCAACGCAGCGCACAACGGCGTCACGAACGCCGCGTTCGAATGCGCGACCGCGGCGTACGCGCTTGCCGGCGAGCGCGGCCGGTCGCTTCTCGCCGGGGCGGACGCCGTCATACTCGATCCGCCGCGCAAAGGCTGCGAGGAAGGCGTCCTCGCTCCGCTCGCCGCCGCGGCCGTGCCGACGATCCTCTACGTCTCGTGCAACCCCGCGACGCTCGCTCGCGATGCGGCAATTCTCGCAAGTTCGGGGTACTCGCTGCGGTCGGTCCAGCCGTTCGATATGTTCCCGCGCACGGGGCACGTCGAGGCGCTTGCCGAATTCGAGTGGACGGCACCGCACTAG
- the gatC gene encoding Asp-tRNA(Asn)/Glu-tRNA(Gln) amidotransferase subunit GatC: MADVPIDIAYISRLARISLTGEESSRFSGQFVRLFDFIRELQALDVSGVHATAQVIPLSNVMREDELKPCLTQDEALANAPAREGPFFKAPRILE, from the coding sequence ATGGCCGACGTCCCCATCGACATCGCGTACATCTCGCGATTGGCGCGCATCTCGCTAACCGGCGAGGAGTCGTCGCGCTTCTCGGGGCAGTTCGTGCGCCTTTTCGATTTCATCCGCGAGCTCCAAGCGCTCGACGTCAGCGGCGTGCACGCGACCGCCCAGGTCATACCGCTTTCGAACGTCATGCGCGAAGACGAGCTCAAGCCGTGCCTGACGCAAGACGAGGCGCTCGCGAACGCGCCTGCCCGTGAAGGGCCGTTCTTCAAGGCGCCTCGGATCCTCGAGTGA
- the gatA gene encoding Asp-tRNA(Asn)/Glu-tRNA(Gln) amidotransferase subunit GatA, with protein METGHDIRDAIARRDRSAEEVTRAALDAIGRVEPSLRAYITLLPERAMAKAREVDAKIAKGEAIGKLAGVPTAVKDLFCLKDALTTCGSKILANFKPPFSSTVVQRLDAADAVIVGKTNMDEFAMGSSCENSAFFPTHNPYDLEGVPGGSSGGSASTVGARSVPLAVGTDTGGSIREPASFCNIVGVKPTYGRVSRYGMIAFASSLDQAGPMTADVRDAADLLGAIAGFDPMDSTSVDVPVPDYGAGLRDDLKGVRIGIVRDFEESIAVDPKMAKLYKDAYEDLAKLGATFVDVTLPHAKYGLATYYLIAPAECSSNLARYDGTRYGVRKDGDADVYAMFDKTRTAGFGDEVKRRIILGTYALCSGYYDAYYVRAQKVRTLMKNDFDAAFAACDVIACPAVSCPPFELGAKSDPVAMYLMDYFTIPMSLAGIPAMSVPGGFVDGLPVGLQICAPAFEEARMLAVAHAYEQATRHADKLQPVVS; from the coding sequence ATGGAAACCGGCCACGACATCCGCGATGCGATCGCCCGGCGCGACCGCAGCGCCGAAGAGGTGACTCGCGCGGCGCTCGACGCCATCGGCCGCGTCGAGCCCTCGTTGCGCGCCTACATCACGCTCCTGCCCGAGCGGGCGATGGCAAAAGCGCGCGAAGTCGACGCGAAGATCGCCAAAGGCGAAGCGATCGGCAAGCTCGCCGGCGTGCCGACCGCCGTCAAGGATCTCTTCTGTCTGAAGGACGCGCTGACGACGTGCGGGTCGAAGATCCTCGCCAACTTCAAACCGCCGTTCTCATCGACCGTCGTGCAGCGGCTCGACGCCGCCGACGCCGTCATCGTCGGAAAGACGAACATGGACGAGTTCGCGATGGGCTCGTCGTGCGAGAACTCTGCGTTTTTCCCGACCCACAACCCGTACGATCTCGAAGGCGTGCCCGGCGGCTCGTCAGGCGGCAGCGCGAGCACGGTGGGCGCCAGGTCGGTGCCGCTCGCCGTCGGCACGGACACCGGCGGCTCGATCCGCGAACCCGCGTCGTTCTGCAACATCGTCGGCGTGAAGCCGACGTACGGCCGGGTCAGCCGTTACGGCATGATCGCCTTTGCCTCATCGCTCGATCAGGCCGGACCGATGACCGCCGACGTACGCGACGCGGCCGATCTGCTCGGGGCGATCGCCGGCTTCGATCCGATGGACTCGACATCGGTCGACGTGCCGGTGCCGGATTACGGCGCCGGCCTGCGCGATGATCTCAAAGGCGTCCGCATCGGCATCGTCCGCGACTTCGAAGAGAGCATCGCGGTCGATCCGAAGATGGCCAAGCTCTATAAGGATGCGTACGAGGACCTCGCTAAGCTCGGCGCCACGTTCGTGGACGTGACGCTTCCCCACGCGAAGTACGGCCTGGCGACGTACTATCTCATCGCGCCGGCAGAATGTTCGTCGAACCTCGCGCGTTACGACGGCACGCGCTACGGCGTCCGCAAGGACGGCGACGCCGACGTCTATGCGATGTTCGACAAGACGCGGACGGCCGGGTTCGGCGATGAGGTGAAGCGCCGCATCATCCTCGGCACGTATGCCTTGTGCTCGGGATACTACGACGCGTACTACGTGCGCGCCCAAAAAGTGCGCACCCTTATGAAAAACGATTTCGACGCGGCGTTCGCCGCGTGCGACGTCATCGCGTGCCCGGCCGTGTCGTGCCCGCCGTTCGAACTTGGAGCGAAGTCCGACCCGGTCGCGATGTACCTCATGGATTACTTCACGATCCCGATGAGCCTTGCGGGGATTCCCGCGATGTCGGTGCCCGGCGGCTTCGTCGACGGCCTTCCCGTCGGGTTGCAGATCTGCGCGCCGGCGTTCGAGGAAGCGCGCATGCTGGCCGTCGCGCACGCGTACGAGCAGGCGACGCGCCACGCCGACAAGCTCCAACCGGTGGTGTCATGA